A section of the Candidatus Moraniibacteriota bacterium genome encodes:
- a CDS encoding MGMT family protein, producing the protein MHAPTEVSYKKAVALTPFRRAVFQTVARIPKGQVRTYGEVARQVDAPGAARAVGTALSQNCYQDVPCHRVVRSDGRVGGYSFGGSHAKARRLRHEGVEIIRGRVVFPH; encoded by the coding sequence ATGCACGCACCAACCGAAGTGAGTTATAAGAAAGCAGTGGCTCTCACTCCGTTCCGTCGAGCGGTCTTCCAGACGGTCGCACGGATCCCGAAGGGACAGGTACGGACCTATGGCGAAGTGGCTCGCCAGGTGGATGCTCCAGGTGCCGCGCGGGCGGTCGGGACAGCACTCAGTCAGAATTGCTACCAGGATGTGCCTTGTCATCGCGTGGTGCGTTCTGATGGGCGAGTGGGCGGCTACTCATTTGGTGGGTCGCATGCCAAGGCGCGACGCCTCCGACATGAAGGTGTCGAAATTATCCGCGGTCGGGTCGTCTTTCCTCATTAG
- a CDS encoding ChbG/HpnK family deacetylase yields the protein MHITERAKARLILSADDYGIRDTVRRILPLAAAGKLHRVAVMARYCSKEDAARLLATGVKIDLHLDLISLLGRGAVPGHGTLRRGLHFVVRHFLGYIPASTVETEWRAQIKRFHELFGRAPDGLNSHEHVHFFPSFFRSLLALAHESRIPYVRFGQRGMLLSLHHAAIGHVLHSLARTDHRRFTAAGLATSTYLVSLDWVHGKERFFRALEALPEGETVELVIHPEHEREAAFVDHHF from the coding sequence ATGCACATCACTGAACGGGCCAAAGCGCGCCTCATCCTCTCTGCTGACGACTACGGTATCCGGGACACGGTGCGCCGGATTTTGCCGTTGGCTGCGGCGGGGAAATTGCATCGGGTGGCGGTCATGGCACGGTACTGTAGCAAAGAGGATGCCGCCCGACTCCTCGCGACGGGGGTGAAGATCGATCTCCATCTCGACCTCATCAGTCTCTTGGGTCGTGGGGCAGTACCGGGCCACGGGACCCTCCGTCGAGGGCTGCACTTTGTGGTTCGCCACTTTCTGGGCTATATCCCAGCGAGTACCGTTGAGACTGAATGGCGTGCTCAGATCAAACGCTTCCACGAGCTCTTTGGCCGCGCTCCGGACGGCTTGAATAGTCATGAACATGTCCATTTCTTTCCAAGCTTCTTCCGTTCCTTACTTGCGTTGGCACATGAATCTCGTATTCCGTATGTCCGTTTCGGCCAGCGGGGGATGCTCCTGTCGCTCCATCATGCAGCGATCGGCCATGTGCTGCACTCGCTCGCTCGGACCGATCATCGCCGTTTCACCGCGGCTGGACTCGCGACCTCGACCTATCTCGTTAGTCTCGACTGGGTCCACGGCAAGGAACGTTTCTTCCGGGCGCTCGAAGCCTTACCTGAGGGGGAGACGGTCGAACTCGTCATCCATCCAGAGCATGAACGCGAAGCGGCATTCGTTGACCATCATTTCTAG
- the uvrA gene encoding excinuclease ABC subunit UvrA yields the protein MPNKKTIAKEPKHRKSAGPSDWITVRGARTHNLKNITVAMPRNTMIVFTGLSGSGKSSLAFDTIFAEGQRRYVESLSAYARQFLNTMQKPDVDEITGLSPAISIDQKSASRNPRSTVATVTEIYDYLRVLYARLGRPHCLECGREISRLSTEEMLDTVKTKVHAVMREPGKTEAPVIVLAPVVRGRKGEYYQMLYNALGRGFTSIYLDGVRKSLREQVILKKNHKHDIDFIVDEFLARDFRDYQDDTEVRLSEAVQKALEEAEGIVKIQIGDEEFLLSAKFTCPYDGFSYPEVEPRLFSFNSPYGACQACNGLGTKHFFGSDPCDTCNGTRLREEALHIKIGGQNIVDLTRLTTALAFDFFAGLDLTKREEQIASVVLREIGSRLQFLLNVGLNYLTLDRRANTLSGGEAQRIRLASQLGSQLVGALYVLDEPTIGLHQRDNDRLIETLKSLRALGNTIIIVEHDEDTIYASDYIVDIGPGAGVHGGAVVVTGFLEDLLTAKTNQSGSLTLAYLRGEERIPVPERRGKEKGSLKIRGGRIYNIQNMNVDIPLGRFITVTGVSGSGKSSFLYEIVHKNLQGRLDRRYKTNQVEHCDTFTGTEYVSRVVMIDQSPIGRTPRSNPATYTGAFNHIRELFASTEEARVRGWKLGRFSFNRPGGRCETCEGNGFIAVEMHFLPTVYVPCDVCDGRRFTKETLEVTYKHKNIHQVLTMTIEEAYAFFHEIPAIADRLKTLNEVGLGYLELGQSATTLSGGEAQRVKIASELYRQAVERTIYLLDEPTIGLHYADVKKLIEILDRLVSKGNTVMVIEHNMDLIKSADYVIDIGPEGGSGGGKIVATGTPEEVAKTAGSHTGHYLKKALKNK from the coding sequence ATGCCGAACAAGAAGACAATTGCGAAAGAACCGAAACACCGGAAATCGGCGGGTCCATCAGACTGGATCACGGTCCGGGGTGCCCGTACGCACAACCTGAAAAACATCACGGTCGCCATGCCGCGGAACACGATGATCGTGTTTACGGGCCTGTCTGGCTCCGGTAAGTCGTCGCTCGCCTTTGATACGATCTTTGCTGAGGGGCAGCGGCGCTATGTCGAATCGCTCTCGGCCTACGCCCGGCAATTCCTGAACACGATGCAGAAGCCAGACGTCGATGAAATCACCGGCCTCTCACCGGCCATCTCGATCGATCAGAAATCAGCCAGTCGCAATCCGCGTTCGACGGTCGCGACGGTGACCGAGATCTATGACTATCTCCGTGTCCTCTATGCCCGGCTTGGTCGACCGCATTGTCTTGAGTGCGGCCGCGAGATTTCTCGGCTCTCGACCGAGGAGATGCTCGACACCGTGAAGACCAAGGTCCATGCCGTCATGCGTGAGCCCGGTAAGACCGAGGCGCCGGTTATCGTCCTTGCGCCAGTCGTCCGTGGTCGGAAAGGCGAGTACTATCAGATGCTCTACAATGCACTCGGCCGTGGTTTCACTTCCATCTACCTCGACGGTGTGAGGAAGAGCCTCCGTGAGCAGGTAATCCTGAAGAAAAATCACAAACACGATATTGATTTCATCGTCGATGAATTTCTCGCGCGCGATTTTCGTGATTATCAGGACGACACTGAAGTCCGGCTCTCGGAAGCAGTCCAGAAAGCACTTGAGGAAGCCGAGGGCATCGTGAAGATACAAATCGGTGACGAGGAGTTCTTGCTTTCAGCTAAGTTCACGTGCCCCTATGATGGCTTTTCGTACCCGGAAGTCGAGCCGCGCCTCTTCTCCTTCAATTCGCCGTATGGTGCCTGTCAGGCCTGCAACGGTCTCGGGACCAAACATTTCTTCGGGTCAGATCCGTGTGATACCTGCAATGGTACGCGGCTCCGCGAGGAAGCGCTGCATATCAAGATCGGCGGACAAAATATCGTCGACCTCACCCGTCTCACGACTGCGCTTGCCTTTGATTTTTTCGCTGGCCTCGACTTGACCAAACGCGAAGAGCAGATCGCCTCTGTTGTCCTCCGGGAAATCGGGAGCCGACTCCAATTCCTCCTCAATGTCGGACTGAATTATCTGACACTCGATCGCCGGGCGAATACACTCTCGGGTGGAGAGGCACAGCGTATCCGACTGGCCAGCCAACTCGGCAGCCAACTCGTCGGCGCCCTCTATGTCCTCGATGAGCCGACCATCGGTCTCCATCAGCGTGACAATGATCGACTGATCGAAACTCTCAAGTCCTTGCGTGCGCTCGGCAATACTATCATCATCGTTGAACATGACGAGGATACCATTTATGCTTCGGACTACATTGTCGATATCGGTCCGGGCGCAGGCGTACATGGCGGTGCGGTCGTAGTAACTGGCTTTCTCGAAGACCTCCTCACGGCCAAGACCAATCAGTCTGGTTCGCTCACCTTGGCCTACCTGCGTGGCGAGGAGCGCATCCCAGTGCCAGAGCGGCGTGGCAAGGAAAAGGGGAGTCTGAAGATTCGCGGCGGCCGCATCTACAATATCCAGAACATGAATGTCGATATCCCACTCGGCCGCTTCATCACGGTGACGGGTGTGTCCGGCTCGGGCAAGTCATCTTTCTTGTATGAGATCGTCCACAAGAATCTCCAGGGCCGGCTCGACCGTCGCTATAAGACCAATCAGGTTGAACACTGTGATACGTTCACGGGGACCGAGTATGTCTCGCGCGTTGTGATGATCGACCAAAGCCCGATCGGTCGTACGCCGCGTTCGAACCCAGCGACGTACACCGGTGCCTTCAATCATATCCGTGAACTCTTTGCTTCGACGGAAGAGGCGCGGGTGCGCGGCTGGAAGCTCGGGCGCTTTTCATTCAATCGTCCCGGCGGCCGTTGCGAGACCTGTGAAGGCAACGGTTTCATCGCGGTCGAGATGCACTTCCTCCCGACGGTCTATGTGCCGTGCGATGTCTGTGACGGCCGACGCTTCACCAAAGAGACCCTCGAAGTCACCTACAAGCACAAAAACATCCATCAGGTACTCACCATGACGATCGAAGAGGCGTATGCGTTCTTCCACGAGATTCCGGCCATCGCTGATCGGCTGAAGACCCTAAATGAAGTTGGCCTCGGCTATCTCGAGCTCGGTCAATCCGCCACGACCCTCTCGGGTGGTGAGGCCCAGCGGGTGAAGATCGCCAGTGAGCTGTATCGGCAGGCAGTGGAGCGGACCATCTATCTCCTGGATGAGCCGACGATCGGGCTCCACTATGCCGACGTGAAGAAACTCATCGAAATCCTCGACCGGCTCGTGTCGAAAGGCAACACGGTCATGGTCATCGAACACAATATGGACCTCATCAAGAGTGCAGACTATGTCATCGACATCGGTCCCGAGGGTGGATCAGGCGGCGGGAAAATCGTCGCGACTGGCACGCCGGAGGAAGTCGCCAAGACGGCCGGTTCACATACGGGCCACTACCTGAAGAAGGCACTGAAAAATAAATAG
- a CDS encoding YbhB/YbcL family Raf kinase inhibitor-like protein, with amino-acid sequence MERIAEKPPFRLHSPAFAYGEQIPREYTCDGRNVNPPLSIEQVPEDAEALALIVEDPDAPGGTWIHWRVWNIAPTTTLIKEDSVPINAVVGKNSFGEAAYGGPCPPRGEHSYIFRIYALRTPLHLPAEATELMLRNALLGNVVAEADLIGYYRRTLMA; translated from the coding sequence ATGGAGCGTATCGCTGAAAAACCGCCGTTCCGACTCCACAGCCCAGCCTTCGCGTATGGGGAGCAGATTCCGCGTGAGTATACCTGTGATGGTCGGAATGTGAACCCGCCGCTCTCGATCGAGCAGGTACCCGAAGACGCCGAAGCGCTCGCCCTCATCGTGGAGGACCCGGATGCGCCGGGTGGCACATGGATTCATTGGCGCGTTTGGAATATCGCTCCGACGACTACACTGATCAAAGAAGACTCGGTCCCCATCAATGCCGTCGTGGGGAAAAATAGTTTCGGTGAGGCGGCTTATGGCGGCCCGTGTCCGCCGCGGGGCGAGCACAGCTATATCTTCCGCATCTATGCACTGCGTACCCCGTTGCATCTCCCGGCCGAAGCGACTGAACTCATGCTCCGAAACGCACTCCTCGGTAATGTCGTCGCGGAAGCCGATCTCATCGGCTACTATCGCCGTACTTTGATGGCCTAG
- a CDS encoding conjugal transfer protein TraX, which produces MASTVWRLHIPDGTLEGLKWLALVSMIYDHVVRLLFMGPVLGSATAFGRLAFPLFAFILAYNLARPGVDARVYRRLILRLVGFGFLALPASLYLVGVQQFNILFTFAVFVALLWIFRLRPLWFALPVALIVFVSAGSQVEYGWYGLTLALSLAYFVQRGVTLDAVTVLTIGFMALAASNGSHWGTLSLPIILIASQVSLPFPRNKWFFYIFYPAHLTVIAILAWQFVR; this is translated from the coding sequence ATGGCATCCACGGTCTGGCGTCTCCACATCCCGGACGGTACACTCGAGGGTCTGAAGTGGCTCGCGCTCGTTTCGATGATCTATGACCACGTCGTGAGGCTGCTCTTCATGGGGCCGGTCCTCGGTAGTGCGACCGCGTTTGGCCGGCTGGCGTTCCCGCTATTCGCTTTCATCCTCGCCTACAATCTCGCCCGACCGGGTGTCGACGCTCGTGTCTACCGGCGGCTCATCCTGCGTCTCGTCGGCTTCGGCTTTCTCGCGCTCCCGGCCTCGCTCTATCTCGTCGGAGTGCAGCAATTCAACATCCTTTTTACCTTTGCCGTGTTCGTCGCGTTGCTCTGGATTTTCCGCTTGCGGCCGCTGTGGTTTGCGTTGCCGGTTGCGCTCATCGTGTTCGTATCGGCTGGGTCACAAGTGGAGTATGGCTGGTATGGCCTCACGCTCGCGCTCAGTCTCGCCTACTTCGTCCAACGGGGGGTGACCCTCGATGCGGTCACGGTGCTGACGATTGGTTTCATGGCGCTCGCCGCGAGCAATGGTAGTCACTGGGGGACGCTCAGTCTGCCGATCATCCTCATCGCCTCGCAAGTGTCGCTGCCGTTTCCTCGCAATAAATGGTTCTTCTACATCTTCTACCCAGCGCATCTCACCGTGATCGCGATTTTGGCTTGGCAATTTGTCCGTTAG
- the msrA gene encoding peptide-methionine (S)-S-oxide reductase MsrA gives MKHSFLILIGLILVSAAAYGLYWRDHRYAEPATITPATSGTATAYFAGGCFWCTEADFEKLPGVGEVISGYSGGTTTDPDYVSVSAHTTGHLESVEVRYDPKAISYETLVRFFFAHIDPTDPNGQFADQGDSYQSAVFYQSETERQTVVAEIKRLTDVQVYPKPIVTVVRPFEHFYPAEEYHQDYWKKNPVRYRYYRNGSGRDRYLEQACVWRQAKNLSCESTETEKNH, from the coding sequence ATGAAGCACTCCTTCCTCATCCTCATCGGACTCATCCTCGTCAGCGCTGCCGCATACGGCCTGTACTGGCGCGACCATCGCTATGCTGAGCCGGCGACCATCACCCCCGCAACAAGTGGGACAGCGACGGCGTACTTCGCGGGCGGCTGTTTCTGGTGCACCGAGGCCGACTTCGAAAAGCTCCCCGGCGTCGGCGAGGTGATCTCGGGTTACTCGGGCGGGACGACGACGGACCCGGACTATGTCAGTGTCTCAGCACATACGACCGGACATCTGGAATCCGTCGAGGTACGCTATGATCCAAAGGCCATCAGCTACGAGACACTCGTCCGCTTTTTCTTTGCGCATATCGATCCGACCGACCCCAATGGGCAGTTTGCAGATCAGGGTGACAGCTACCAGTCAGCGGTCTTCTATCAGTCCGAGACCGAACGGCAGACCGTAGTTGCAGAAATCAAACGACTCACAGACGTCCAAGTCTATCCGAAACCGATCGTGACCGTCGTACGCCCCTTTGAACATTTTTATCCGGCCGAAGAATACCATCAGGATTACTGGAAGAAAAATCCCGTCCGCTATCGGTACTACCGCAACGGTTCCGGTCGTGACCGCTACCTGGAACAAGCGTGTGTCTGGCGCCAGGCAAAGAATCTCTCGTGCGAGAGCACCGAAACCGAGAAGAATCACTAA